One genomic region from Bactrocera tryoni isolate S06 chromosome 3, CSIRO_BtryS06_freeze2, whole genome shotgun sequence encodes:
- the LOC120772117 gene encoding stress-activated map kinase-interacting protein 1: protein MATYCNQHWLLSHIRNSFISTDDTGMCETVMLSNDMPKNYLRKYQTTSVASNAANQNKQPQQRKSIGNKQHLQEMVDPALHEVDFVCYPGLDQSDDEDMDLTAQSFEIQMYPEIWAQRFRSNTAQKLEKMDEARRNAAKIKSVNYEDEIVPPERNDFFVKKTVLKTSEQPKSNEENLDKSIDVTDDAGGGGDGICVVKSKLALQLANSPKQAQNKFIEYARFDGTSQRGIQTKRIGVFLSMLPERERNYPIKICVLASAKIFEVIGLVCYKATIQYPKIPLKSIRHYALYITEDNDAMEEFPPLDDKEPCSKFGFSHLTLAERRPLAQVTRIDYANNMATKSMTSEEDKARLAAAAVQSVQSMEPTASGGGEEEDSNCATNSNNDDYEERMMSHNDMLEAPMYRTYRLNIIEKPFFRRDVTLGISGERIEIDHHKNAKFWTKQKAVTYPIDVIASCEIVERRHLKATIRIWLKASSSSSTMNSCKSSTDLKSTPHVIESGGAAVPHSPTSPVHHHLHVPSAFGLFSTSSSSGGSSSSHNYSHMRFKHYDLEADTHTAEHILNKLSCILKVRSSEVRREFLQLRERKLEKSQAKKQLKM from the exons atggcTACTTATTGTAACCAGCATTGGTTACTTTCTCATATACGCAATTCCTTCATATCTACGGATGATACAGGAATGTGTGAGACCGTAATGTTGAGCAATGatatgcccaaaaattatttgcGTAAATATCAAACCACATCTGTTGCAAGCAACGCTGCGAATCAAAACAAGCAACCACAACAACGGAAATCAATTGGAAAtaaacaacatttacaagaAATGGTAGACCCGGCCCTACATGAGGTAGATTTTGTCTGCTATCCAGGGTTGGACCAAAGTGATGATGAAGATATGGACTTAACTGCACAGTCTTTTGAAATTCAAATGTATCCAGAAATATGGGCGCAAAGATTTCGCTCAAACACTGCacaaaagttggaaaaaatggACGAAGCTCGTCGTAACGCTGCGAAAATAAAATCTGTTAACTACGAGGACGAAATTGTTCCTCCCGAGCgcaatgatttttttgttaaaaaaactgTACTAAAAACATCAGAGCAGCCCAAAAGTAATGAGGAAAATCTCGATAAAAGCATTGACGTTACTGATGATGCTGGCGGTGGAGGCGACGGTATCTGTGTAGTAAAAAGCAAGCTTGCCTTACAATTAGCTAATAGTCCAAAGCAAGcccaaaacaaatttattgaatatgCCCGTTTTGACGGCACTTCCCAAAGAGGCATACAAACAAAACGTATTGGCGTATTTTTAAGTATGTTGCCCGAGCGTGAGAGAAATTACCCCATTAAAATCTGTGTTCTTGCTAGTGCGAAAATTTTTGAg gttATTGGTCTAGTTTGCTATAAGGCAACAATACAGTATCCGAAGATTCCATTAAAATCTATACGTCATTATGCTTTGTATATAACAGAAGACAATGACGCTATGGAGGAATTTCCACCACTTGATGATAAAGAGCCCTGCTCTAAGTTTGGATTTTCTCATTTAACTTTAGCAGAGCGACGGCCACTAGCGCAGGTGACACGGATTGACTACGCTAATAACATGGCTACGAAATCAATGACATCGGAGGAAGATAAAGCAAGGCTTGCAGCAGCAGCTGTACAATCTGTCCAGAGTATGGAACCTACTGCTAGCGGTGGGGGCGAAGAAGAGGATTCCAATTGTGCTACTAACAGCAATAATGATGACTATGAAGAACGTATGATGAGTCACAATGACATGTTGGAAGCGCCTATGTATCGCACTTATCGATTAAACATAATTGaaaaacctttctttcgaagAGATGTCACTCTAGGAATTTCTGGAGAGCGTATCGAAATCGACCAccataaaaatgcgaaattttggACTAAACAAAAAGCTGTTACCTATCCCATTGATGTCATTGCTTCGTGTGAAATTGTAGAGCGACGTCATTTAAAAGCCACAATCCGCATATGGTTAAAAGCGTCGTCTTCTTCATCAACGATGAACAGTTGCAAATCGTCTACGGATTTAAAATCGACACCACATGTAATAGAAAGTGGTGGTGCTGCTGTGCCACATTCTCCCACAAGTCCCGTACATCATCATTTGCACGTCCCTTCAGCGTTTGGACTATTTTCAACCAGTTCTAGCAGTGGAGGCAGCTCCTCTAGTCATAACTATTCTCACATGCGATTCAAACATTATGATCTTGAAGCTGACACCCATACCGCAgaacatattttaaacaaactaAGTTGTATACTGAAAGTACGATCCAGTGAAGTGCGCAGGGAGTTTCTACAGTTAAGAGAACGGAAACTAGAAAAAAGTCAAGcaaaaaaacagttaaaaatgTAG